Proteins co-encoded in one Chionomys nivalis chromosome 6, mChiNiv1.1, whole genome shotgun sequence genomic window:
- the Gtf2f1 gene encoding general transcription factor IIF subunit 1 isoform X4 has translation MAAIGPGNQNVTEYVVRVPKNTTKKYNIMAFNAADKVNFATWNQARLERDLSNKKIYQEEEMPESGAGSEFNRKLREEARRKKYGIVLKEFRPEDQPWLLRVNGKSGRKFKGIKKGGVTENTAYYIFTQCADGAFEAFPVQNWYNFTPLARHRTLTAEEAEEEWERRNKVLNHFSIMQQRRLKDQDQDEDEEEKEKRSRKKPSELRIHDLEDDLEMSSDGSDASGEEGNRASKAKKKAPLTKAGRKKKKKKGSDDEAFEDSDDGDFEGQEVDYMSDGSSSPDETEGKPKVLQQEDGPKGVDEQSESSEESEEEKPPEEDKEEEEEKKVPTPQEKKRRKDSSDESDSSEDSDIDSETSSALFMAKKKTPPKRERKPSGGSSKGPSRPGTPSTEAASTSSTLRAAASKLEQGKRTGETPAAKRLRMDTAPQSLSGKSTPSSGDVQVTEDAVRRYLTRKPMTTKDLLKKFQTKKTGLSSEQTVNVLAQILKRLNPERKMIGDKMHFSLKE, from the exons ATGGCGGCTATA GGCCCCGGCAACCAGAATGTCACCGAGTATGTCGTCCGTGTCCCCAA GAACACAACCAAAAAGTACAACATAATGGCTTTTAATGCGGCGGATAAGGTCAACTTTGCTACCTGGAACCAG GCCCGGCTGGAGCGAGATCTGAGCAACAAGAAGATCTACCAGGAGGAGGAGATGCCGGAGTCCGGAGCAGGCAGCGAATTCAACCGAAAGCTGCGGGAGGAGGCACGACGGAAGAAGTATGGCATTGTCCTGAAGGAGTTCCGGCCTGAGGACCAGCCCTGGCTGCTCCGGGTCAACGGCAAATCTGGCAGGAA GTTCAAAGGCATAAAGAAGGGTGGGGTGACAGAGAACACAGCCTACTACATCTTCACCCAGTGTGCCGATGGCGCCTTTGAGGCCTTTCCTGTGCAGAACTGGTATAATTTCACACCGCTGGCCCGACACCGCACACTCACtgctgaggaggctgaggaggaatGGGAGAG GAGGAACAAGGTTCTGAATCACTTCAGCATCATGCAGCAGCGGCGGCTCAAGGACCAGGACCAGGACgaagatgaggaggagaaggagaagcgCAGCCGCAAGAAGCCCAGTGAGCTGCGTATCCATGACCTGGAGGATGACCTGGAAATGTCCTCCGATGGCAGCGATGCCAGTGGCGAGGAGG GCAACAGAGCCTCCAAAGCTAAGAAAAAGGCCCCACTGaccaaggcaggcaggaagaagaaaaagaagaagggctCAGATGATGAGGCCTTTGAGGACAGCGACGATGGGGACTTTGAGGGCCAGGAGGTGGACTACATGTCAGATGGCTCCAG CTCCCCGGATGAGACAGAGGGCAAGCCCAAAGTGCTGCAGCAGGAGGATGGCCCCAAGG GCGTGGATGAGCAGAGCGAAAGCAGTGAGGAGAGCGAGGAGGAGAAGCCTCCTGAGgaagacaaggaggaggaggaagagaagaaggtcCCCACCCCACAGGAGAAGAAACGCAGGAAAG ACAGCAGCGATGAGTCAGACAGTTCGGAGGACAGTGACATCGACAGCGAGACCTCCTCTGCACTCTTCATGGCG AAGAAGAAGACACCCCCCAAGAGGGAGCGGAAACCATCAGGGGGGAGTTCTAAGGGCCCCAGTCGACCAGGAACTCCCAGTACAGAGGCAGCAAGCACCTCTTCCACCCTGCgggctgcagccagcaagctggAACAGG GGAAGCGGACAGGTGAGACTCCAGCAGCCAAGCGCCTGCGGATGGACACAGCCCCTCAGAGCCTGTCTGGGAAGTCTACACCCAGCAGCGG TGATGTCCAGGTGACAGAGGACGCTGTACGCCGCTACCTGACCCGCAAGCCCATGACCACAAAGGACCTGCTGAAAAAGTTCCAGACCAAAAAGACAGGGCTGAGCAGCGAGCAGACGGTGAATGTGCTGGCGCAGATCCTCAAGCGCCTCAACCCTGAGCGCAAGATGATTGGTGACAAGATGCACTTCTCCCTCAAAGAGTGA
- the Gtf2f1 gene encoding general transcription factor IIF subunit 1 isoform X3 translates to MAAIGPGNQNVTEYVVRVPKNTTKKYNIMAFNAADKVNFATWNQARLERDLSNKKIYQEEEMPESGAGSEFNRKLREEARRKKYGIVLKEFRPEDQPWLLRVNGKSGRKFKGIKKGGVTENTAYYIFTQCADGAFEAFPVQNWYNFTPLARHRTLTAEEAEEEWERRNKVLNHFSIMQQRRLKDQDQDEDEEEKEKRSRKKPSELRIHDLEDDLEMSSDGSDASGEEGNRASKAKKKAPLTKAGRKKKKKKGSDDEAFEDSDDGDFEGQEVDYMSDGSSSPDETEGKPKVLQQEDGPKGVDEQSESSEESEEEKPPEEDKEEEEEKKVPTPQEKKRRKDSSDESDSSEDSDIDSETSSALFMAKKKTPPKRERKPSGGSSKGPSRPGTPSTEAASTSSTLRAAASKLEQAGKRTGETPAAKRLRMDTAPQSLSGKSTPSSGDVQVTEDAVRRYLTRKPMTTKDLLKKFQTKKTGLSSEQTVNVLAQILKRLNPERKMIGDKMHFSLKE, encoded by the exons ATGGCGGCTATA GGCCCCGGCAACCAGAATGTCACCGAGTATGTCGTCCGTGTCCCCAA GAACACAACCAAAAAGTACAACATAATGGCTTTTAATGCGGCGGATAAGGTCAACTTTGCTACCTGGAACCAG GCCCGGCTGGAGCGAGATCTGAGCAACAAGAAGATCTACCAGGAGGAGGAGATGCCGGAGTCCGGAGCAGGCAGCGAATTCAACCGAAAGCTGCGGGAGGAGGCACGACGGAAGAAGTATGGCATTGTCCTGAAGGAGTTCCGGCCTGAGGACCAGCCCTGGCTGCTCCGGGTCAACGGCAAATCTGGCAGGAA GTTCAAAGGCATAAAGAAGGGTGGGGTGACAGAGAACACAGCCTACTACATCTTCACCCAGTGTGCCGATGGCGCCTTTGAGGCCTTTCCTGTGCAGAACTGGTATAATTTCACACCGCTGGCCCGACACCGCACACTCACtgctgaggaggctgaggaggaatGGGAGAG GAGGAACAAGGTTCTGAATCACTTCAGCATCATGCAGCAGCGGCGGCTCAAGGACCAGGACCAGGACgaagatgaggaggagaaggagaagcgCAGCCGCAAGAAGCCCAGTGAGCTGCGTATCCATGACCTGGAGGATGACCTGGAAATGTCCTCCGATGGCAGCGATGCCAGTGGCGAGGAGG GCAACAGAGCCTCCAAAGCTAAGAAAAAGGCCCCACTGaccaaggcaggcaggaagaagaaaaagaagaagggctCAGATGATGAGGCCTTTGAGGACAGCGACGATGGGGACTTTGAGGGCCAGGAGGTGGACTACATGTCAGATGGCTCCAG CTCCCCGGATGAGACAGAGGGCAAGCCCAAAGTGCTGCAGCAGGAGGATGGCCCCAAGG GCGTGGATGAGCAGAGCGAAAGCAGTGAGGAGAGCGAGGAGGAGAAGCCTCCTGAGgaagacaaggaggaggaggaagagaagaaggtcCCCACCCCACAGGAGAAGAAACGCAGGAAAG ACAGCAGCGATGAGTCAGACAGTTCGGAGGACAGTGACATCGACAGCGAGACCTCCTCTGCACTCTTCATGGCG AAGAAGAAGACACCCCCCAAGAGGGAGCGGAAACCATCAGGGGGGAGTTCTAAGGGCCCCAGTCGACCAGGAACTCCCAGTACAGAGGCAGCAAGCACCTCTTCCACCCTGCgggctgcagccagcaagctggAACAGG CAGGGAAGCGGACAGGTGAGACTCCAGCAGCCAAGCGCCTGCGGATGGACACAGCCCCTCAGAGCCTGTCTGGGAAGTCTACACCCAGCAGCGG TGATGTCCAGGTGACAGAGGACGCTGTACGCCGCTACCTGACCCGCAAGCCCATGACCACAAAGGACCTGCTGAAAAAGTTCCAGACCAAAAAGACAGGGCTGAGCAGCGAGCAGACGGTGAATGTGCTGGCGCAGATCCTCAAGCGCCTCAACCCTGAGCGCAAGATGATTGGTGACAAGATGCACTTCTCCCTCAAAGAGTGA
- the Gtf2f1 gene encoding general transcription factor IIF subunit 1 isoform X2, which translates to MAAIGPGNQNVTEYVVRVPKNTTKKYNIMAFNAADKVNFATWNQARLERDLSNKKIYQEEEMPESGAGSEFNRKLREEARRKKYGIVLKEFRPEDQPWLLRVNGKSGRKFKGIKKGGVTENTAYYIFTQCADGAFEAFPVQNWYNFTPLARHRTLTAEEAEEEWERRNKVLNHFSIMQQRRLKDQDQDEDEEEKEKRSRKKPSELRIHDLEDDLEMSSDGSDASGEEGNRASKAKKKAPLTKAGRKKKKKKGSDDEAFEDSDDGDFEGQEVDYMSDGSSSSPDETEGKPKVLQQEDGPKGVDEQSESSEESEEEKPPEEDKEEEEEKKVPTPQEKKRRKDSSDESDSSEDSDIDSETSSALFMAKKKTPPKRERKPSGGSSKGPSRPGTPSTEAASTSSTLRAAASKLEQGKRTGETPAAKRLRMDTAPQSLSGKSTPSSGDVQVTEDAVRRYLTRKPMTTKDLLKKFQTKKTGLSSEQTVNVLAQILKRLNPERKMIGDKMHFSLKE; encoded by the exons ATGGCGGCTATA GGCCCCGGCAACCAGAATGTCACCGAGTATGTCGTCCGTGTCCCCAA GAACACAACCAAAAAGTACAACATAATGGCTTTTAATGCGGCGGATAAGGTCAACTTTGCTACCTGGAACCAG GCCCGGCTGGAGCGAGATCTGAGCAACAAGAAGATCTACCAGGAGGAGGAGATGCCGGAGTCCGGAGCAGGCAGCGAATTCAACCGAAAGCTGCGGGAGGAGGCACGACGGAAGAAGTATGGCATTGTCCTGAAGGAGTTCCGGCCTGAGGACCAGCCCTGGCTGCTCCGGGTCAACGGCAAATCTGGCAGGAA GTTCAAAGGCATAAAGAAGGGTGGGGTGACAGAGAACACAGCCTACTACATCTTCACCCAGTGTGCCGATGGCGCCTTTGAGGCCTTTCCTGTGCAGAACTGGTATAATTTCACACCGCTGGCCCGACACCGCACACTCACtgctgaggaggctgaggaggaatGGGAGAG GAGGAACAAGGTTCTGAATCACTTCAGCATCATGCAGCAGCGGCGGCTCAAGGACCAGGACCAGGACgaagatgaggaggagaaggagaagcgCAGCCGCAAGAAGCCCAGTGAGCTGCGTATCCATGACCTGGAGGATGACCTGGAAATGTCCTCCGATGGCAGCGATGCCAGTGGCGAGGAGG GCAACAGAGCCTCCAAAGCTAAGAAAAAGGCCCCACTGaccaaggcaggcaggaagaagaaaaagaagaagggctCAGATGATGAGGCCTTTGAGGACAGCGACGATGGGGACTTTGAGGGCCAGGAGGTGGACTACATGTCAGATGGCTCCAG CAGCTCCCCGGATGAGACAGAGGGCAAGCCCAAAGTGCTGCAGCAGGAGGATGGCCCCAAGG GCGTGGATGAGCAGAGCGAAAGCAGTGAGGAGAGCGAGGAGGAGAAGCCTCCTGAGgaagacaaggaggaggaggaagagaagaaggtcCCCACCCCACAGGAGAAGAAACGCAGGAAAG ACAGCAGCGATGAGTCAGACAGTTCGGAGGACAGTGACATCGACAGCGAGACCTCCTCTGCACTCTTCATGGCG AAGAAGAAGACACCCCCCAAGAGGGAGCGGAAACCATCAGGGGGGAGTTCTAAGGGCCCCAGTCGACCAGGAACTCCCAGTACAGAGGCAGCAAGCACCTCTTCCACCCTGCgggctgcagccagcaagctggAACAGG GGAAGCGGACAGGTGAGACTCCAGCAGCCAAGCGCCTGCGGATGGACACAGCCCCTCAGAGCCTGTCTGGGAAGTCTACACCCAGCAGCGG TGATGTCCAGGTGACAGAGGACGCTGTACGCCGCTACCTGACCCGCAAGCCCATGACCACAAAGGACCTGCTGAAAAAGTTCCAGACCAAAAAGACAGGGCTGAGCAGCGAGCAGACGGTGAATGTGCTGGCGCAGATCCTCAAGCGCCTCAACCCTGAGCGCAAGATGATTGGTGACAAGATGCACTTCTCCCTCAAAGAGTGA
- the Gtf2f1 gene encoding general transcription factor IIF subunit 1 isoform X1, whose amino-acid sequence MAAIGPGNQNVTEYVVRVPKNTTKKYNIMAFNAADKVNFATWNQARLERDLSNKKIYQEEEMPESGAGSEFNRKLREEARRKKYGIVLKEFRPEDQPWLLRVNGKSGRKFKGIKKGGVTENTAYYIFTQCADGAFEAFPVQNWYNFTPLARHRTLTAEEAEEEWERRNKVLNHFSIMQQRRLKDQDQDEDEEEKEKRSRKKPSELRIHDLEDDLEMSSDGSDASGEEGNRASKAKKKAPLTKAGRKKKKKKGSDDEAFEDSDDGDFEGQEVDYMSDGSSSSPDETEGKPKVLQQEDGPKGVDEQSESSEESEEEKPPEEDKEEEEEKKVPTPQEKKRRKDSSDESDSSEDSDIDSETSSALFMAKKKTPPKRERKPSGGSSKGPSRPGTPSTEAASTSSTLRAAASKLEQAGKRTGETPAAKRLRMDTAPQSLSGKSTPSSGDVQVTEDAVRRYLTRKPMTTKDLLKKFQTKKTGLSSEQTVNVLAQILKRLNPERKMIGDKMHFSLKE is encoded by the exons ATGGCGGCTATA GGCCCCGGCAACCAGAATGTCACCGAGTATGTCGTCCGTGTCCCCAA GAACACAACCAAAAAGTACAACATAATGGCTTTTAATGCGGCGGATAAGGTCAACTTTGCTACCTGGAACCAG GCCCGGCTGGAGCGAGATCTGAGCAACAAGAAGATCTACCAGGAGGAGGAGATGCCGGAGTCCGGAGCAGGCAGCGAATTCAACCGAAAGCTGCGGGAGGAGGCACGACGGAAGAAGTATGGCATTGTCCTGAAGGAGTTCCGGCCTGAGGACCAGCCCTGGCTGCTCCGGGTCAACGGCAAATCTGGCAGGAA GTTCAAAGGCATAAAGAAGGGTGGGGTGACAGAGAACACAGCCTACTACATCTTCACCCAGTGTGCCGATGGCGCCTTTGAGGCCTTTCCTGTGCAGAACTGGTATAATTTCACACCGCTGGCCCGACACCGCACACTCACtgctgaggaggctgaggaggaatGGGAGAG GAGGAACAAGGTTCTGAATCACTTCAGCATCATGCAGCAGCGGCGGCTCAAGGACCAGGACCAGGACgaagatgaggaggagaaggagaagcgCAGCCGCAAGAAGCCCAGTGAGCTGCGTATCCATGACCTGGAGGATGACCTGGAAATGTCCTCCGATGGCAGCGATGCCAGTGGCGAGGAGG GCAACAGAGCCTCCAAAGCTAAGAAAAAGGCCCCACTGaccaaggcaggcaggaagaagaaaaagaagaagggctCAGATGATGAGGCCTTTGAGGACAGCGACGATGGGGACTTTGAGGGCCAGGAGGTGGACTACATGTCAGATGGCTCCAG CAGCTCCCCGGATGAGACAGAGGGCAAGCCCAAAGTGCTGCAGCAGGAGGATGGCCCCAAGG GCGTGGATGAGCAGAGCGAAAGCAGTGAGGAGAGCGAGGAGGAGAAGCCTCCTGAGgaagacaaggaggaggaggaagagaagaaggtcCCCACCCCACAGGAGAAGAAACGCAGGAAAG ACAGCAGCGATGAGTCAGACAGTTCGGAGGACAGTGACATCGACAGCGAGACCTCCTCTGCACTCTTCATGGCG AAGAAGAAGACACCCCCCAAGAGGGAGCGGAAACCATCAGGGGGGAGTTCTAAGGGCCCCAGTCGACCAGGAACTCCCAGTACAGAGGCAGCAAGCACCTCTTCCACCCTGCgggctgcagccagcaagctggAACAGG CAGGGAAGCGGACAGGTGAGACTCCAGCAGCCAAGCGCCTGCGGATGGACACAGCCCCTCAGAGCCTGTCTGGGAAGTCTACACCCAGCAGCGG TGATGTCCAGGTGACAGAGGACGCTGTACGCCGCTACCTGACCCGCAAGCCCATGACCACAAAGGACCTGCTGAAAAAGTTCCAGACCAAAAAGACAGGGCTGAGCAGCGAGCAGACGGTGAATGTGCTGGCGCAGATCCTCAAGCGCCTCAACCCTGAGCGCAAGATGATTGGTGACAAGATGCACTTCTCCCTCAAAGAGTGA
- the LOC130875661 gene encoding adenylate kinase isoenzyme 1-like, translated as MGLCESTLPQTGRALRPQEKDVLKSLLIIFVVGGPGCGKGTQCRNMATKYGFCHVGLGQLLREEAQRSTKRGRKIRDIMQQGLLVPTVGRAPNVVMVFDCSMETMVRRVLQRGQVEHRTDDSESTIHKRLETYYTLCEPVLAFYQQKNLLRNILAEEAPESIFAKCCLVIESLQ; from the exons ATGGGTCTGTGTGAGTCCACGCTGCCCCAGACGGGCAGAGCTCTGAGGCCCCAGGAGAAGG ATGTCCTGAAGTCCCTCCTGATCATCTTCGTGGTGGGCGGCCCCGGCTGCGGGAAAGGGACCCAGTGCAGAAACATGGCCACCAAGTACGGCTTCTGCCATGTGGGGCTGGGCCAGCTGCTGCGGGAGGAGGCTCAGAGGAGCACCAAGCGGGGCCGGAAGATCCGGGACATCATGCAGCAGGGACTCCTGGTGCCCACG GTGGGCAGGGCCCCCAACGTAGTCATGGTGTTTGACTGCTCCATGGAGACCATGGTGCGCAGAGTGTTGCAACGTGGACAGGTAGAGCACCGGACAGATGATTCAGAATCGACCATCCACAAGCGTCTAGAAACATACTACACCCTGTGTGAGCCCGTCCTGGCCTTCTACCAGCAAAAGAACCTTCTGCGAAAT ATCTTGGCTGAAGAAGCCCCCGAGAGCATTTTTGCCAAGTGCTGCTTGGTCATTGAGAGTCTGCAGTGA
- the Khsrp gene encoding far upstream element-binding protein 2 yields the protein MSDYSTGGPPPGPPPPAGGGGGAAGAGGGPPPGPPGAGDRGGGGPGGGGPGGGGASGGPSQPPGGGGPGIRKDAFADAVQRARQIAAKIGGDAATTVNNNTPDFGFGGQKRQLEDGDQPDSKKLASQGDSIGSQLGPIHPPPRTSMTEEYRVPDGMVGLIIGRGGEQINKIQQDSGCKVQISPDSGGLPERSVSLTGAPESVQKAKMMLDDIVSRGRGGPPGQFHDNANGGQNGTVQEIMIPAGKAGLVIGKGGETIKQLQERAGVKMILIQDGSQNTNVDKPLRIIGDPYKVQQACEMVMDILRERDQGGFGDRNEYGSRVGGGIDVPVPRHSVGVVIGRSGEMIKKIQNDAGVRIQFKQDDGTGPEKIAHIMGPPDRCEHAARIINDLLQSLRSGPPGPPGAPGMPPGGRGRGRGQGNWGPPGGEMTFSIPTHKCGLVIGRGGENVKAINQQTGAFVEISRQLPPNGDPNFKLFVIRGSPQQIDHAKQLIEEKIEGPLCPVGPGPGGPGPAGPMGPFNPGPFNQGPPGAPPHAGGPPPHQYPPQGWGNTYPQWQPPAPHDPNKAAAAAADPNAAWAAYYSHYYQQPPGPVPGPAPAPAAPPAQGEPPQPPPTGQSDYTKAWEEYYKKIGQQPQQPGAPPQQDYTKAWEEYYKKQAQVATGGGPGAPPGSQPDYSAAWAEYYRQQAAYYGQTPGPGGPQPPPTQQGQQQASGNCHPPPPPFSFQPPATVHPALVGSAGNPFPCGVCP from the exons ATGTCGGACTACAGCACCGGAGGCCCCCCGCCCGGCCCGCCGCCTCCTGCcggcggaggaggaggagccgCGGGTGCGGGAGGAGGCCCTCCGCCTGGCCCGCCGGGCGCGGGAGACCGGGGCGGCGGAGGCCCCGGCGGCGGCGGCCCGGGTGGAGGAGGCGCGTCCGGGGGCCCTTCGCAGCCTCCCGGTGGTGGCGGCCCAGGGATCCGCAAGGACGCCTTCGCCGACGCTGTGCAGCGGGCCCGCCAG ATTGCAGCCAAAATTGGAGGTGATGCTGCTACCACCGTGAATAACAACACTCCCGATTTCGGTTTTGGGGGCCAAAAGAGACAGCTGGAAGATGGAG ACCAGCCAGACAGCAAGAAACTGGCTTCCCAGGGAGACT CTATTGGTTCTCAACTGGGACCCATCCATCCTCCCCCCAG GACCTCTATGACAGAAGAGTATAGGGTCCCAGACGGCATGGTGGGCTTGA TCATTGGCAGAGGTGGTGAGCAGATTAACAAAATCCAGCAGGACTCGGGCTGCAAAGTTCAGATCTCACCAG ATAGTGGTGGCCTCCCTGAGCGCAGCGTGTCCCTGACTGGAGCCCCTGAGTCTGTCCA AAAGGCGAAGATGATGCTGGATGACATTGTGTCACGGGGCCGTGGGGGACCCCCAGGACAGTTCCATGATAACGCTAATGGGGGTCAGAATGGCACGGTGCAGGAGATCATGATCCCCGCtggcaaggctggcctggtcATTGGCAAGGGCGGGGAGACCATCAAGCAGCTGCAG GAGCGCGCTGGGGTAAAGATGATTTTAATTCAAGATGGCTCCCAGAATACAAATGTGGACAAGCCACTGCGAATCATCGGGGACCCATACAAAGTGCAG CAAGCCTGTGAGATGGTGATGGACATCCTGCGAGAACGTGACCAGGGCGGCTTTGGGGACCGCAATGAGTACGGATCTCGAGTTGGTGGAGGCATTGAT GTACCTGTACCCCGGCATTCAGTTGGTGTGGTCATTGGCCGGAGTGGAGAGATGATCAAGAAGATCCAGAATGACGCTGGTGTACGCATCCAGTTCAAGCAAG ATGACGGGACAGGCCCTGAGAAGATTGCTCACATCATGGGGCCTCCAGACCGGTGTGAGCATGCAGCCCGGATCATCAATGACCTCCTTCAGAGCCTTCGGAGTGGGCCCCCAGGTCCTCCAGGGGCCCCTGGCATGCCCCCTGGGGGCCGGGGTCGGGGCCGGGGCCAAGGCAACTGGGGCCCTCCTGGAGGAGAGATGACCTTCTCCATTCCTACCCACAAGTGTGGCTTGGTCATTGGTCGAG GTGGTGAGAATGTGAAGGCCATTAACCAGCAGACGGGCGCCTTTGTGGAGATATCTCGGCAGCTGCCACCCAATGGGGACCCCAACTTCAAGTTGTTCGTCATCCGGGGCTCACCCCAGCAGATTGACCATGCAAAGCAGCTCATTGAGGAGAAGATAGAG GGTCCCCTCTGCCCAGTTGGACCAGGCCCTGGAGGACCAGGCCCTGCTGGACCTATGGGGCCTTTCAACCCTGGACCCTTCAACCAGGGGCCTCCAGGAGCACCCCCACA TGCCGGTGGTCCCCCTCCTCATCAGTACCCGCCTCAGGGCTGGGGCAATACCTACCCCCAGTGGCAACCGCCTGCTCCCCATGACCCAA ATAAAgctgctgcagcagctgcagaCCCCAATGCTGCCTGGGCCGCCTACTACTCCCACTACTACCAGCAACCCCCGGGCCCTGTGCCAGgccctgccccagcccctgcaGCCCCACCTGCACAGGGGGAGCCCCCCCAGCCTCCGCCCACTGGCCAGTCGGATTATACCAAGGCCTGGGAAGAGTATTACAAGAAGATTG GCCAGCAGCCCCAGCAACCTGGTGCGCCCCCACAGCAGGACTACACCAAGGCCTGGGAAGAATACTACAAGAAGCAAG CGCAAGTGGCCACTGGTGGGGGTCCTGGAGCACCCCCTGGTTCCCAGCCCGACTACAGCGCCGCCTGGGCTGAGTATTACAGACAGCAGGCCGCTTACTACGGACAGACCCCAGGCCCTGGTGGCCCACAGCCACCTCCCACCCAGCAGGGACAGCAGCAGGCAAGTGGGAACtgccaccctcctcctcctcctttctccttccaacCCCCGGCCACCGTCCATCCTGCCTTAGTGGGTAGCGCCGGAAACCCTTTCCCCTGCGGGGTGTGCCCTTGA
- the Slc25a41 gene encoding mitochondrial carrier protein SCaMC-3L, giving the protein MGVHPEVLDTGERLMVPVDVLEEENKGALWKFLLSGAMAGAVSRTGTAPLDRARVYMQVYSSKSNFRHLLSGLRSLIQEGGVRSLWRGNGINVLKIAPEYAIKFSVFEQCKNFFCSVQDYPPFQERVMAGSLAVAISQTLINPMEVLKTRLTLRLTGQYKGLLDCARQILERDGTQALYRGYLPNMLGIVPYACTDLAVYELLRCLWQKSGRDMTDPSGLVSLSSVTLSSTCGQMASYPLTLVRTRMQAQDTVEGSNPTMLGVFRRILSQQGWPGLYRGMTPTLLKVLPAGGISYVVYEAMKKTLGVQVLSR; this is encoded by the exons ATGGGAGTCCATCCCGAG GTTCTGGACACAGGAGAGCGGCTGATGGTCCCTGTGGATGTCTTGGAAGAGGAGAACAAGGGGGCCCTGTGGAAGTTTCTGCTCTCAGGAGCCATGGCTGGGGCGGTGTCTCGCACAGGGACGGCCCCCCTGGACCGAGCCAGGGTGTACATGCAG GTGTACTCCTCCAAGAGTAACTTCAGGCACCTGCTGAGTGGCCTGCGGAGCCTGATTCAGGAGGGAGGTGTCCGCTCGCTCTGGAGGGGCAATGGCATCAACGTGCTCAAGATCGCCCCGGAATACGCCATCAAGTTCTCTGTGTTTGAGCAG TGTAAGAATTTCTTCTGCAGTGTGCAGGATTACCCGCCCTTCCAGGAGCGGGTGATGGCGGGATCCCTGGCTGTGGCCATCTCCCAGACTCTCATCAACCCCATGGAG gtACTCAAGACTCGGCTGACCCTTCGCCTTACTGGCCAGTATAAAGGACTTCTGGACTGCGCCAGGCAGATCTTAGAACGGGATGGCACCCAAGCACTGTACCGAGGCTATCTGCCCAACATGCTGGGCATCGTACCCTATGCTTGCACTGATCTGGCTGTCTATGAG CTACTCCGGTGCTTGTGGCAGAAGTCGGGTAGGGACATGACAGACCCCAGTGGCCTGGTCAGTCTGTCATCTGTAACACTGTCCTCGACCTGTGGCCAGATGGCCAGTTACCCGCTGACTTTGGTGCGCACACGGATGCAGgcacaag ACACTGTGGAGGGCTCCAACCCCACCATGCTGGGAGTCTTCCGGCGAATACTGAGTCAACAGGGCTGGCCTGGGCTGTACAGAGGCATGACacccacattactgaaggtgttacCAGCAGGCGGTATCAGCTACGTGGTGTACGAAGCCATGAAGAAAACCCTGGGTGTACAAGTCCTGAGCAGATGA